One genomic segment of Acaryochloris marina S15 includes these proteins:
- a CDS encoding Rpn family recombination-promoting nuclease/putative transposase, translated as MFDSTCKFLAESFSSDFASWLIGEPIPLTELSPSELSLEPIRADALILLASEEYILHVEFQTEPDPNMPYRMADYRLRVYRRFPQKQMKQVVIYLTPSNSDYVYQTAFEIPGTRHEFEVIRLWEQPTQLFLASTGLLPLAVLTNTSNQAQTLRQVAERIDAVTESRVQSNIAASTGILAGLTLERDVINQVLRKEIMQQSVIYQEWKEEFLQEGRQEGRQEEGQSLILRQLTRRLGDVSPELQSQIQSLSLDQLEALGEALLDFTEPADLVNWLKQHPSE; from the coding sequence ATGTTTGATTCTACTTGTAAGTTCCTTGCAGAGAGCTTTTCCAGTGATTTTGCTTCCTGGTTGATTGGTGAACCTATTCCACTCACTGAACTCAGCCCATCAGAACTATCCCTCGAACCAATCCGGGCCGATGCGTTAATTCTTCTAGCTTCTGAGGAATACATTTTACATGTAGAGTTCCAGACTGAACCGGATCCGAATATGCCATATAGGATGGCTGATTATCGCTTGCGGGTCTACCGTCGCTTCCCCCAGAAGCAGATGAAGCAAGTGGTGATCTATTTGACACCCTCAAACTCAGATTATGTTTACCAGACAGCCTTTGAGATTCCGGGGACACGTCATGAATTCGAAGTGATTCGTCTTTGGGAACAGCCCACTCAACTTTTCTTGGCATCGACGGGGCTGCTTCCTTTAGCTGTTTTAACCAACACCTCGAATCAAGCCCAGACCTTGCGGCAAGTAGCTGAACGAATTGATGCCGTTACAGAATCGAGAGTTCAAAGCAACATAGCTGCCTCCACTGGGATTCTAGCTGGGTTAACATTGGAGAGGGACGTCATTAATCAAGTTCTGCGGAAAGAGATTATGCAACAGTCAGTCATCTATCAAGAGTGGAAAGAAGAATTTCTTCAAGAAGGTCGCCAAGAAGGACGGCAGGAAGAAGGACAATCGCTGATCCTCCGTCAACTCACCCGACGTCTTGGTGACGTCTCCCCAGAATTGCAATCCCAGATCCAGTCCCTTTCCCTCGACCAACTAGAAGCATTGGGTGAAGCATTACTCGACTTTACGGAACCCGCTGATTTGGTGAACTGGTTGAAGCAACATCCATCTGAGTAG